A single region of the Yersinia entomophaga genome encodes:
- a CDS encoding serine hydrolase yields the protein MMKYTISSKLKNVTFSAGLLLLALPAVRAADEQPAPPIDAKAYVLMDYNSGKILAQNNPDQRLDPASLTKIMSSYVIGQAIKAGKVHPDDTVTVGKDAWATGNPALRGSSLMFLKPGDQVKLMDLNKGIVIQSGNDASIALADYIAGSQDSFVGLMNNYAKALGLDNTHFLTVHGLDAEGQYSTARDMAVLGQALIRDVPEEYALHKEKEFTFNKIRQINRNRLLWNSNLNVDGMKTGYTAGAGHNLVASATDGPMRLISVVLGAPSDRVRFSESEKLLSWGFRFYETVVPIKTDKAFVTQKVWFGDTGQVDLGVAQDAAITIPKGQMKNLKASYKLDSTELRAPLAKNQKVGVIDFQLNGKSIEQRPLVVMNEVKEGGFLSRIWDFVMMKFSQWFGGIFG from the coding sequence ATGATGAAATATACAATCTCCTCCAAGCTAAAAAACGTCACTTTCAGTGCCGGTTTACTGTTGCTGGCGTTACCTGCCGTCAGAGCGGCAGATGAGCAACCGGCTCCTCCCATTGATGCTAAAGCTTACGTATTGATGGATTACAACAGCGGCAAAATATTGGCTCAGAACAATCCGGACCAGCGTCTGGATCCGGCCAGCCTGACTAAAATCATGTCCAGCTACGTGATTGGGCAAGCGATTAAAGCGGGCAAAGTCCATCCTGATGATACGGTTACCGTGGGTAAAGACGCTTGGGCTACCGGTAATCCGGCATTGCGCGGTTCGTCGTTAATGTTTTTAAAACCGGGCGATCAGGTCAAATTGATGGATCTGAATAAAGGCATTGTTATTCAATCAGGTAACGATGCCAGTATTGCACTGGCTGATTATATTGCTGGCAGTCAGGACAGTTTTGTTGGTTTGATGAATAACTACGCCAAAGCTCTGGGGCTGGATAATACTCACTTCCTGACGGTACACGGCCTGGATGCGGAAGGGCAGTACAGTACCGCGCGGGATATGGCGGTATTGGGGCAGGCGCTGATTCGCGACGTACCGGAAGAATATGCGTTACATAAAGAGAAAGAGTTTACCTTTAACAAGATTCGTCAGATCAACCGTAATCGTCTGTTGTGGAACAGCAATCTTAACGTCGATGGTATGAAAACCGGTTATACCGCAGGCGCTGGCCATAATCTGGTTGCTTCGGCTACCGATGGTCCTATGCGTTTGATTTCCGTGGTATTAGGTGCTCCAAGTGACAGAGTACGTTTTAGCGAAAGTGAAAAACTGTTGAGCTGGGGCTTCCGCTTTTACGAAACCGTGGTGCCGATTAAAACCGACAAAGCCTTCGTGACTCAGAAAGTCTGGTTTGGCGATACCGGTCAGGTTGATTTGGGCGTAGCGCAGGATGCGGCTATCACCATTCCGAAAGGGCAAATGAAAAACCTGAAGGCCAGCTATAAATTAGATTCTACCGAGCTTCGTGCGCCTTTGGCTAAAAATCAGAAGGTTGGCGTGATCGATTTCCAGCTAAATGGTAAAAGCATCGAACAGCGTCCGCTGGTGGTGATGAACGAAGTGAAAGAAGGGGGCTTCCTTAGCCGCATCTGGGACTTTGTGATGATGAAATTTAGCCAATGGTTCGGCGGTATCTTTGGATAA